A part of Desulfobacter sp. genomic DNA contains:
- the thiC gene encoding phosphomethylpyrimidine synthase ThiC: protein MDAARKGILTPRMAEVLEDENISKQDLMAGVADGSIAIPANKNHFSIRAAGVGRGMKTKINVNLGVSKDVCSFDGEMNKAKLALKYKADSIMDLSVSGDTEAFRKRLVAEVPVMIGSVPIYDTLTRTGKNVEALTVDDWFKTVEIHGENGIDFVTIHAGLNLKAARIIKDNPRLCGIVSRGGAILYEWMVKTGSENPFYEYFDRLLDICETHDICISLGDGLRPGAVKDSTDAPQIQELITLGELTKRAWARNVQVMIEGPGHVPLHEVEMNMKLQKKLCHNAPFYVLGPLVTDIAPGYDHITSAIGGALAAMHGADFLCYVTPAEHLRLPSADDVKEGIMASRIAAHAGDLAKGLPGAMDRDLAMSRARKDLDWEGQFAASLDPEKARAYKESSQPSKEGVCTMCGDFCAVKRVEGIL, encoded by the coding sequence ATGGATGCGGCCAGAAAGGGAATTCTCACCCCCCGGATGGCAGAGGTGCTGGAAGACGAGAATATTTCAAAACAAGACCTCATGGCCGGGGTGGCCGACGGGTCCATTGCCATTCCGGCCAACAAGAACCATTTTTCCATCCGGGCGGCCGGGGTGGGCCGGGGGATGAAAACCAAGATCAACGTGAATCTCGGGGTGTCCAAGGATGTCTGTTCCTTTGACGGGGAGATGAATAAGGCAAAGCTGGCCCTGAAATATAAGGCCGATTCCATCATGGACCTCAGTGTGTCCGGGGATACCGAAGCCTTCAGGAAACGGCTGGTGGCGGAGGTGCCGGTGATGATCGGCAGCGTGCCCATTTACGATACCCTTACCCGTACGGGAAAGAATGTGGAGGCGCTCACCGTCGACGACTGGTTTAAAACCGTGGAGATCCACGGGGAAAACGGCATTGATTTTGTGACCATCCATGCCGGCCTCAACCTCAAGGCGGCGAGGATCATTAAGGACAACCCCAGGCTCTGCGGGATTGTCAGCCGGGGCGGGGCCATTCTATACGAATGGATGGTCAAAACCGGCTCGGAAAATCCCTTTTATGAATATTTTGACCGCCTCCTGGACATCTGCGAAACCCATGATATCTGCATCAGCCTGGGCGACGGCCTGCGGCCCGGTGCCGTTAAAGACAGCACCGACGCCCCCCAGATCCAGGAATTGATCACCCTGGGGGAACTGACCAAACGGGCCTGGGCCCGGAATGTCCAGGTCATGATCGAAGGGCCGGGCCATGTGCCCCTCCACGAGGTGGAGATGAACATGAAACTCCAGAAAAAACTTTGCCACAACGCCCCCTTTTATGTGTTGGGCCCCCTGGTCACGGACATCGCCCCGGGCTACGACCATATCACTTCGGCCATCGGCGGGGCCCTGGCCGCCATGCACGGGGCCGACTTTCTCTGCTATGTCACCCCGGCCGAGCACCTGCGCCTGCCTTCGGCCGATGATGTGAAGGAAGGGATCATGGCCTCCAGGATTGCCGCCCATGCCGGGGACCTGGCCAAGGGGCTTCCCGGTGCCATGGACAGGGACCTTGCCATGAGCCGGGCCAGGAAGGACCTGGACTGGGAGGGGCAGTTTGCCGCTTCCCTGGATCCTGAAAAGGCCCGGGCCTACAAGGAAAGCTCCCAGCCGTCCAAGGAGGGCGTCTGCACCATGTGCGGGGATTTCTGTGCGGTGAAGCGGGTGGAAGGTATTCTCTAA
- the thiE gene encoding thiamine phosphate synthase encodes MTKTGKPVFPKGIYGILGEAFSLGRSNVETARLLVEGGIDILQYREKAHKKDRRDMLAECMEIRKITSAAGVPFIVNDFLDIAMMVGADGVHLGQEDLPVRAVKELAPHLMVGCSTHSPEQAARAVRDGADYIGVGPIFSTRTKEDVCDPVGFDYLAHVAENHSIPFVAIGGIKRHNIKSVAGRGAGTICLVTEIIGARDIQARIKEIREILGA; translated from the coding sequence ATGACAAAAACAGGTAAACCCGTTTTCCCAAAGGGGATTTACGGCATCCTGGGGGAGGCCTTTTCCCTGGGGCGGTCCAATGTGGAAACGGCCCGCCTCCTGGTGGAAGGCGGCATCGATATCCTTCAATACAGGGAAAAGGCCCATAAAAAGGACCGGCGGGATATGCTGGCCGAGTGCATGGAAATCCGGAAAATCACCTCAGCGGCTGGTGTCCCCTTTATTGTGAATGACTTTCTGGACATCGCCATGATGGTGGGGGCCGACGGGGTCCATCTGGGCCAGGAGGATCTGCCGGTAAGGGCGGTGAAAGAGCTGGCGCCCCATCTCATGGTGGGATGCTCCACCCATTCCCCGGAGCAGGCGGCCCGGGCCGTCAGGGACGGCGCCGATTACATCGGGGTGGGGCCGATCTTTTCTACCCGGACCAAGGAAGATGTCTGCGACCCGGTGGGCTTTGACTACCTGGCCCATGTGGCGGAAAATCACAGTATTCCCTTTGTGGCCATCGGCGGCATCAAGCGGCACAATATTAAATCCGTTGCCGGCCGGGGGGCCGGGACCATCTGTCTGGTGACGGAAATCATCGGGGCCCGGGACATTCAGGCAAGAATCAAGGAAATTAGAGAAATTTTAGGAGCATAG
- the thiF gene encoding sulfur carrier protein ThiS adenylyltransferase ThiF, with protein MTIGIAGAGGIGSNVARHLVQSGMTRFKIVDFDRVEDANLDRQFYFTDQVGRPKVLCLEENLRRISPGIEVEAVVQRIMPGDCPSLFRGCGLVVEGFDHARAKKDLVEELAGQGIPVVSASGIAGREISGILIRKIGNCTIVGDFATDVDDAPLFPPKVAVIAAMMAGAAMDEINKGDNHDKNR; from the coding sequence TTGACCATCGGCATCGCAGGGGCCGGTGGCATCGGCTCCAACGTGGCCCGGCACCTGGTTCAGTCGGGGATGACCCGGTTTAAAATCGTGGATTTTGACCGGGTGGAGGATGCCAACCTGGACCGCCAGTTTTATTTCACGGACCAGGTGGGGCGGCCCAAGGTCCTTTGCCTGGAGGAAAATTTAAGGCGCATCTCTCCCGGGATTGAGGTAGAGGCCGTGGTGCAACGGATCATGCCCGGAGACTGCCCGTCCCTGTTCCGGGGCTGCGGCCTGGTGGTGGAAGGCTTTGACCATGCCCGGGCCAAAAAAGACCTGGTGGAGGAACTGGCCGGCCAGGGCATCCCCGTGGTTTCCGCCTCGGGTATTGCCGGAAGGGAGATAAGCGGGATCCTGATCCGGAAGATAGGGAACTGCACCATTGTGGGCGATTTTGCCACGGATGTTGACGACGCCCCGCTCTTTCCGCCCAAGGTGGCGGTGATTGCGGCCATGATGGCCGGGGCGGCAATGGATGAAATCAATAAGGGAGATAATCATGACAAAAACAGGTAA
- the thiH gene encoding 2-iminoacetate synthase ThiH: MSFFEIANQYQDFDFAGYFDGVTDRDVGASLAKAGEINRLNEYDLLNLLSPAAAGFLEPMAQKARTLTLQYFGRTIGLYAPMYISDFCSNHCTYCGFNAKTGFPRTKLSLEEIEAEAKAIADLGIRHILVLTGEAPAKTPMDYLEDTVSLLTRYFSSVALEMFPMEEEAYRRLCRAGADSLTVYQEVYEQGLYKSVHPKGPKSDYAFRLLTPERGARAGFRALNIGPLFGIGEPKAEAFMAGIHARYLEREFPDVEVSLSLPRMNPVDGGMAPAHLLDDAGFVQTMLAWRLFMPRLGINISTRESAQFRDRLIHLGATRYSAGSKTDVGGYTVRNPERTNCDTTVQFDITDTRSVDQVTQMIRESGYQPVFKDWEIF; this comes from the coding sequence ATGTCTTTTTTTGAAATTGCGAACCAATACCAGGACTTTGATTTTGCGGGGTATTTTGACGGGGTGACGGACCGGGATGTGGGGGCAAGTCTGGCAAAGGCCGGTGAAATCAACCGCCTGAACGAGTATGACCTGCTTAATCTGCTTTCTCCTGCCGCCGCAGGATTCCTGGAGCCCATGGCCCAGAAGGCCAGGACGCTGACCCTCCAGTATTTCGGCCGGACCATCGGGCTTTATGCCCCCATGTATATTTCTGATTTTTGTTCCAACCACTGCACCTATTGCGGGTTCAACGCCAAAACCGGCTTCCCCCGGACGAAACTGAGCCTGGAAGAGATTGAAGCCGAGGCAAAGGCCATCGCGGATCTGGGCATCCGCCATATCCTGGTGCTCACCGGCGAGGCCCCGGCCAAGACCCCCATGGATTACCTTGAGGATACCGTATCCCTGCTGACCCGGTATTTTTCATCGGTGGCCCTGGAGATGTTCCCCATGGAAGAAGAGGCCTACCGCCGGCTGTGCCGGGCCGGGGCCGATTCCCTCACCGTCTACCAGGAGGTCTACGAGCAGGGGCTTTATAAATCGGTCCATCCCAAGGGCCCCAAGTCGGATTATGCCTTCAGGCTGCTCACCCCTGAGCGGGGGGCCAGGGCCGGGTTCAGGGCATTGAATATCGGCCCCCTTTTCGGCATTGGAGAGCCAAAGGCCGAGGCCTTTATGGCAGGGATCCACGCCCGGTATCTGGAGCGGGAGTTTCCCGATGTGGAGGTCTCCCTTTCCCTGCCCAGGATGAATCCGGTGGACGGGGGAATGGCACCGGCCCATTTGCTGGATGATGCGGGATTTGTCCAGACCATGCTGGCCTGGCGGCTCTTTATGCCCCGGCTGGGGATCAATATTTCCACCCGGGAATCGGCGCAGTTCCGGGACCGGCTCATCCATCTGGGGGCCACTAGGTATTCCGCCGGGTCCAAAACCGATGTGGGGGGCTATACGGTGCGTAATCCGGAACGCACAAATTGTGATACGACGGTGCAGTTTGACATCACCGATACAAGGAGTGTGGACCAGGTGACCCAAATGATCCGGGAGAGCGGATACCAGCCCGTATTTAAAGATTGGGAGATCTTTTAG
- a CDS encoding thiazole synthase codes for MLTLGPKTFSSRLLTGTGKFASKTLIAPMLEASGSQMITVALRRVDPGADQENILSHIPDTVTLLPNTSGARTAEEAVRIARIARAAGCGDFIKIEVIQDMQYLLPENYETLKATEILAREGFTVLPYVMADINIARQLHDAGAAAVMPLGAPIGSNAGLEMKAMIRRIIDTSKLPVIVDAGIGKPSQAAEAMEMGADAVLVNTAIATAQDPALAGRAFAKAVAAGRMACLCGLAGAQAGASASSPLTGFLRN; via the coding sequence CTGCTGACACTTGGACCCAAGACCTTTTCCAGCCGTCTGTTGACGGGGACTGGAAAGTTTGCTTCAAAAACCCTGATTGCACCCATGCTGGAGGCCTCTGGCTCCCAGATGATCACCGTGGCCCTGCGGCGGGTGGACCCCGGGGCGGACCAGGAGAATATCCTTTCCCATATCCCGGATACCGTGACCCTGCTGCCCAATACCTCGGGCGCCAGGACCGCCGAGGAGGCCGTGCGCATCGCAAGAATCGCCCGGGCGGCCGGCTGCGGGGATTTCATCAAGATAGAGGTGATCCAGGATATGCAATACCTGCTGCCGGAGAATTATGAAACCTTAAAGGCCACAGAGATCCTTGCCAGGGAAGGCTTCACGGTGCTTCCCTATGTAATGGCGGACATCAATATCGCAAGGCAGCTCCACGATGCCGGCGCCGCAGCCGTTATGCCCCTGGGGGCACCCATCGGATCAAACGCCGGGCTTGAGATGAAGGCCATGATCCGCCGGATCATTGATACCTCAAAACTGCCGGTGATTGTGGATGCGGGCATCGGGAAGCCTTCCCAGGCGGCCGAGGCCATGGAAATGGGAGCCGATGCCGTCCTGGTGAATACGGCCATTGCCACGGCCCAGGATCCGGCCCTTGCCGGGCGGGCCTTTGCCAAGGCGGTGGCGGCCGGGCGCATGGCCTGCCTTTGCGGGCTGGCCGGCGCCCAGGCCGGGGCCAGCGCCTCCTCTCCCTTAACCGGGTTTCTGCGGAACTGA
- the thiS gene encoding sulfur carrier protein ThiS, producing the protein MKITLNGSVVETDQTDLLALVHERGVDPSSLVIEHNLSVIKQDNWPLTPLREGDTIELLNFVGGG; encoded by the coding sequence ATGAAAATTACCCTGAACGGATCCGTTGTCGAGACGGATCAGACGGATCTTCTGGCCCTGGTTCATGAGCGGGGCGTTGATCCTTCGTCCCTGGTCATTGAACATAATCTGTCTGTAATCAAGCAGGACAATTGGCCCCTTACCCCCCTGCGGGAAGGGGACACCATTGAACTGCTTAATTTTGTGGGAGGAGGATGA
- a CDS encoding HD-GYP domain-containing protein, translated as MKDNEAGQSKKNIAARVLHQFSESLGNAIDAKDPFTRLHSEEVAEVAHAIALAMGLDPADADLIHVAGHLHDIGKIGVPDHILQKKGPLTDGEWAFIRRHPDMGADILRPVEALSQSGIVDMVRHHHERFDGAGYPAGLKGKEIPLGARIISLADSLSAILQNRPYRPARVFDEAVEEIINCSGTQFDPRVVTAFLRVQDKIRSIIRFLGPCRLDVA; from the coding sequence ATGAAAGACAACGAAGCCGGCCAGTCCAAAAAGAATATTGCCGCCCGGGTGCTTCACCAGTTCTCAGAATCTTTGGGCAATGCCATAGACGCCAAAGACCCCTTTACCCGCCTCCACTCCGAAGAGGTGGCCGAAGTTGCCCATGCCATTGCCCTGGCCATGGGGCTTGATCCCGCAGATGCCGACCTTATTCATGTGGCCGGCCACCTCCACGACATCGGAAAAATCGGTGTGCCCGATCACATTCTCCAGAAAAAAGGCCCCCTCACCGACGGGGAATGGGCATTCATCCGGCGCCACCCGGATATGGGGGCGGATATTCTCCGTCCGGTGGAAGCCCTGTCCCAAAGCGGGATTGTGGACATGGTCCGCCACCACCATGAACGGTTTGACGGCGCCGGCTATCCGGCCGGGCTGAAAGGAAAGGAGATTCCCCTGGGGGCCAGAATCATCTCCCTGGCGGATTCCCTGTCAGCCATTCTCCAGAACCGCCCCTACCGCCCGGCACGGGTCTTTGATGAGGCGGTTGAGGAAATCATCAACTGCAGCGGCACCCAGTTCGACCCCAGGGTGGTCACCGCCTTTCTAAGGGTTCAGGATAAGATCCGGTCCATCATCCGCTTTCTTGGGCCCTGCCGCCTGGATGTGGCCTGA
- a CDS encoding adenylate/guanylate cyclase domain-containing protein, whose translation MDQNRFIKNKFYKIYVANEVLLGNALALLVGDWMTNVFFKNRAGDASEELLARVLYLDLSYGAACAIILSALTVWYEQSIRKCLAGFHTGTPVEPALLDRARRMVLNEPFFIVMIDAVAWGIGSFLFWKAGSPGGIRLGLGSGLITVALAFFWVEHVSQHTRVPLFFPKGDLSKVDGVVSISLRVRFIALLFAVSLVPLTFVHLTIQRLGNVSGLDKAGMAAMVQQLEKTIVMESSIFMVVSILLSLLVLHHLKRPVAEIIRVMGHAKKGDFSQKAKVYTNDEIGFAGEMLNSMNRGLMERELIKDTFGKYVDRRIRDEILSGRVSLDGERKEATILFADLRNFTPLVAVTPAKDLIYMLNSYFNEISRVIDRNGGLILQFIGDEVEAVFGAPVAGEGHEAAAVKTALEMRSRMDLLNKRFKDKGMPPIAHGVGIHTGSVLAANIGSAYRSTYSLIGDTVNMASRIQDLNKRFGTDILVSQAVKEALEGRYEFSAMPEARVRGKKEPVQVYSLGLHT comes from the coding sequence ATGGATCAAAACAGGTTTATCAAAAATAAATTTTACAAGATCTATGTGGCCAATGAGGTGCTCCTGGGCAATGCCCTGGCCTTGCTTGTGGGCGACTGGATGACCAATGTGTTTTTTAAAAACCGGGCCGGGGATGCCTCTGAGGAACTGCTGGCCAGGGTGCTTTATCTTGATTTGTCCTACGGGGCGGCCTGTGCGATTATCCTTTCCGCCCTGACTGTCTGGTATGAACAGTCCATTCGCAAATGCCTCGCCGGTTTTCACACCGGTACGCCCGTGGAACCGGCCTTGCTCGACCGCGCCCGGAGAATGGTGCTCAACGAACCATTTTTTATTGTCATGATTGATGCGGTGGCCTGGGGCATCGGGTCCTTCCTGTTCTGGAAGGCCGGATCGCCTGGCGGTATCCGGCTGGGCCTGGGGAGCGGGCTGATAACCGTTGCCCTGGCATTTTTCTGGGTGGAGCATGTCTCCCAGCATACCCGGGTGCCTTTGTTTTTCCCCAAGGGGGACCTGTCCAAGGTGGACGGCGTGGTCTCCATCAGCCTGAGGGTAAGGTTTATTGCCCTGCTGTTTGCCGTTTCCCTGGTGCCCCTGACCTTTGTCCATCTGACCATACAGCGGCTGGGCAATGTGTCCGGCCTGGATAAGGCCGGTATGGCGGCCATGGTTCAGCAACTGGAAAAGACTATTGTCATGGAAAGTTCCATTTTTATGGTGGTCTCCATTCTGCTTTCCCTGCTGGTGCTCCACCACCTCAAGCGGCCGGTGGCTGAGATTATCCGTGTCATGGGACATGCGAAAAAAGGGGATTTCTCCCAAAAGGCCAAGGTATACACCAACGATGAGATCGGATTTGCAGGAGAAATGCTCAATTCCATGAACCGCGGGCTCATGGAGCGGGAATTGATCAAGGATACCTTCGGCAAGTATGTGGACCGGCGGATAAGGGATGAAATCCTGTCCGGCCGGGTTTCCCTTGACGGGGAGCGCAAAGAGGCAACGATTCTGTTTGCGGATCTGAGGAATTTTACCCCCCTGGTGGCGGTGACCCCGGCCAAGGATCTCATCTACATGCTTAACTCTTATTTTAATGAAATTTCCAGGGTGATTGATAGGAACGGGGGCTTGATTCTGCAGTTCATCGGGGATGAGGTGGAGGCGGTCTTCGGCGCGCCGGTCGCCGGAGAGGGACATGAAGCCGCCGCCGTAAAGACGGCACTGGAAATGCGCAGCCGGATGGACCTGCTCAATAAGCGGTTTAAGGACAAAGGGATGCCACCCATCGCCCACGGGGTGGGCATTCATACCGGGTCGGTGCTGGCGGCCAATATCGGCAGTGCATACCGGTCAACCTATTCCCTCATCGGCGATACCGTGAACATGGCCTCCCGGATTCAGGACCTGAACAAGCGGTTTGGAACAGATATACTGGTTTCCCAAGCCGTGAAGGAGGCGCTGGAAGGCCGGTATGAATTTTCAGCCATGCCCGAAGCCCGGGTCCGGGGCAAAAAAGAGCCGGTGCAGGTCTATTCCTTGGGCCTTCATACATGA
- the thiC gene encoding phosphomethylpyrimidine synthase ThiC: protein MTTQLEYARRGELTKEMTMVAETEGLSTDFILDKVARGEIVIPCNPNRPGQIVRGIGTGLRTKINASIGTSSDICDIDQEIAKAKAAEEEGADTLMELSAAGDMDAIRRAVLANTNLPVGNVPLYQAFKETIKKYRNPAKLDPEYLFDLIEKQLEDGLSFMAIHCGINLYTIERLRKQGFRYGGLASKGGTYMVAWMDINKKENPLYEQFDRVCALMKKYDAVLSLGNGIRAGAIHDSHDRAQMAEMIINCELAELGREMGCQMMVEGPGHVPLDEIEGNIMLEKRMSGNAPYYVLGPIPCDTGAGYDHITAAIGAASSARYGADLICYITPAEHLALPGVADVREGVRATRLAARIGDISKYPDRRENEKQAALARRDMRWDDLEKYLLFPEVANAIRRERTPEQKETCTMCGDFCAMKKGMEVFEKDITHKK, encoded by the coding sequence ATGACAACCCAGCTCGAATACGCCCGCCGCGGCGAACTCACCAAAGAAATGACAATGGTGGCCGAAACCGAAGGCCTTTCAACCGATTTCATCCTGGACAAAGTGGCCAGGGGAGAAATCGTCATTCCCTGCAACCCCAACCGCCCCGGCCAGATCGTCAGGGGCATCGGCACCGGCCTTCGCACCAAGATCAACGCCTCCATCGGCACCTCATCTGACATCTGCGACATCGATCAGGAAATTGCCAAGGCAAAGGCCGCCGAAGAAGAGGGGGCGGACACCCTGATGGAGCTGTCCGCAGCCGGGGACATGGATGCCATCCGCCGGGCGGTTCTGGCCAACACCAATTTGCCCGTGGGCAACGTGCCCCTTTACCAGGCCTTTAAGGAAACCATCAAAAAATACCGGAACCCGGCCAAGCTGGACCCCGAATACCTTTTCGACCTCATTGAAAAACAATTGGAAGACGGGCTTTCCTTCATGGCCATTCACTGCGGCATCAACCTGTACACCATCGAGCGGCTGCGCAAACAGGGGTTTAGATACGGAGGACTGGCCTCCAAAGGCGGCACCTACATGGTGGCATGGATGGACATCAACAAAAAGGAAAACCCACTGTACGAGCAGTTCGACCGGGTCTGCGCCCTGATGAAGAAATATGATGCGGTACTCTCCCTGGGCAACGGCATCCGGGCCGGGGCCATCCATGACAGCCACGACCGGGCCCAGATGGCGGAAATGATCATCAACTGCGAACTGGCCGAACTTGGCCGGGAGATGGGCTGCCAGATGATGGTGGAAGGCCCGGGCCATGTGCCCCTGGACGAGATTGAAGGCAATATCATGCTGGAGAAACGGATGTCCGGCAACGCTCCCTATTACGTTCTGGGCCCAATCCCCTGCGACACCGGCGCCGGGTACGACCATATCACCGCCGCCATCGGCGCCGCTTCATCGGCCCGTTACGGTGCCGACCTCATCTGCTACATCACCCCGGCGGAGCACCTGGCCCTGCCGGGCGTGGCCGATGTCCGGGAAGGGGTGAGGGCCACCCGCCTGGCCGCCCGCATCGGGGATATTTCCAAATACCCCGACCGCCGGGAAAATGAAAAACAGGCCGCCCTGGCCCGCCGGGACATGCGCTGGGACGATCTTGAAAAATACCTGCTCTTCCCGGAAGTGGCCAATGCCATCCGCCGGGAAAGGACGCCGGAACAAAAAGAGACCTGCACCATGTGCGGGGACTTCTGCGCCATGAAAAAAGGCATGGAAGTCTTTGAAAAGGATATAACCCACAAAAAATAG
- the cobT gene encoding nicotinate-nucleotide--dimethylbenzimidazole phosphoribosyltransferase, translating into MSLLEQTINAISPTLNEAVLAQAKQRLADQAKPAGSLGVMEEIGARLAAIKGTIDVHLTNKRIITCAGDHGVAEEGVSAFPAEVTPQMVLNFAGGGASVNVIGNHAGAVVKAADIGVNFDFDPELPIFHKKVRKGTANFTKEPAMTREEAIAAIEAGIEIVEELHAETPVDLLGTGDMGIANTTPSTAVIAAFSGIPVESLTGRGTGIDDAGLANKIAVIQKGLDLHRPDPNDPLDILSKVGGLEIGGLAGLVLGAAARSIPVICDGLISTAGALIACELAPAAKQYLFASHKSVEIGHKYMHDRLGLDPLIDLRFRLGEGTGAAVCMELLDLSTRILADIKTFEEVGVTQGS; encoded by the coding sequence ATGTCACTGCTGGAACAGACCATCAATGCCATCAGCCCCACCCTTAACGAAGCGGTGCTGGCCCAGGCAAAACAGCGGCTGGCCGACCAGGCCAAACCCGCCGGCAGCCTCGGGGTCATGGAGGAAATCGGTGCCCGCCTGGCCGCCATTAAAGGCACCATTGACGTACACCTGACCAACAAACGCATCATCACCTGTGCCGGGGACCACGGCGTGGCCGAGGAAGGGGTCAGTGCCTTTCCCGCCGAAGTCACCCCCCAGATGGTGCTCAACTTTGCCGGAGGAGGGGCATCGGTAAACGTCATCGGCAACCATGCCGGCGCCGTTGTCAAGGCCGCTGACATCGGCGTCAATTTTGACTTTGACCCGGAACTGCCCATTTTCCACAAAAAGGTGCGCAAGGGCACGGCCAATTTTACCAAGGAGCCGGCCATGACCCGGGAGGAGGCCATCGCCGCCATCGAAGCCGGCATTGAGATTGTGGAAGAACTCCATGCTGAAACGCCGGTGGATCTGCTGGGCACAGGAGACATGGGCATTGCCAACACCACCCCCTCCACAGCCGTCATCGCTGCCTTCTCAGGGATTCCCGTGGAAAGCCTTACCGGCCGGGGCACCGGCATCGACGATGCAGGCCTGGCCAACAAGATCGCCGTGATCCAGAAGGGCCTGGACCTGCACAGGCCCGACCCCAACGATCCCCTGGACATCCTCTCCAAGGTCGGGGGCCTGGAAATCGGCGGCCTGGCCGGCCTGGTGCTGGGCGCGGCCGCCCGGTCCATCCCCGTGATCTGCGACGGCCTTATCTCCACGGCCGGGGCGCTCATCGCCTGTGAACTGGCCCCGGCGGCAAAGCAGTATCTCTTCGCCTCCCACAAATCCGTGGAAATCGGCCATAAATACATGCACGACCGCCTGGGGCTGGACCCCCTCATCGACCTGCGCTTCCGCCTGGGCGAAGGCACCGGTGCCGCCGTCTGCATGGAACTGCTGGACCTGTCCACCCGTATCCTGGCCGACATCAAAACCTTTGAAGAGGTGGGTGTCACCCAGGGCAGTTAA
- a CDS encoding MotA/TolQ/ExbB proton channel family protein, whose amino-acid sequence MDTNTTGKNSIWNHGKLNIIGVCFCFLLFCTGFAFSGNVGLYANLAGAVIVVGGTLTAVFLGYRMERIVILLKVIAASYTRPSVSADTIVKVLVDLSIKRKIKGILSLEKEEEETTIVFLRRAIGLMVDNYSPEQIREALNAEMFFFRKRRDENLRLLRAMGDVAPAFGLVGSVVGLIGMLGGIGDSATLMATIPIALTSTLYGIILANMVCYPIGANIRERTSQELLLQRIITEGIVAIAEDIHPRALDKKLKSFLTPAARQEKVISIARIKEILEKERLERLPPVE is encoded by the coding sequence ATGGATACCAACACAACGGGGAAAAACAGCATTTGGAACCATGGCAAACTGAATATCATCGGGGTCTGCTTTTGCTTTCTTCTGTTCTGCACCGGTTTTGCCTTTAGCGGAAATGTCGGGCTCTATGCCAATCTGGCCGGAGCGGTTATTGTGGTGGGAGGAACGCTTACGGCGGTCTTTTTAGGGTACAGAATGGAGCGGATCGTCATTCTGTTAAAGGTGATCGCCGCATCTTACACCCGGCCTTCGGTAAGTGCAGATACCATTGTCAAGGTCCTGGTGGATCTGTCAATAAAGCGCAAGATCAAGGGCATCCTTTCCCTTGAAAAAGAGGAAGAGGAGACCACCATTGTCTTTTTGCGCCGGGCCATCGGGCTCATGGTGGACAATTACAGCCCGGAACAGATCCGGGAGGCCCTGAATGCGGAGATGTTCTTTTTCCGGAAACGGCGGGATGAGAATTTGAGGCTGCTGAGGGCCATGGGGGATGTGGCCCCGGCTTTCGGCCTGGTGGGGTCAGTGGTCGGTCTCATCGGCATGCTGGGGGGAATCGGGGATTCTGCCACCCTTATGGCGACCATCCCCATTGCCCTGACCTCCACCCTTTATGGGATTATTCTGGCCAATATGGTCTGCTATCCCATAGGTGCCAATATACGGGAGCGGACCAGCCAGGAACTGCTCCTCCAGCGGATCATCACCGAAGGGATCGTGGCCATTGCCGAGGATATCCATCCCAGGGCCCTGGATAAAAAACTTAAATCCTTTCTCACCCCTGCGGCCCGGCAAGAAAAGGTGATCTCCATCGCCAGGATCAAGGAAATTCTGGAAAAAGAGCGGCTGGAGCGGCTGCCTCCCGTGGAATAG